In Bacillus kexueae, a genomic segment contains:
- a CDS encoding DeoR/GlpR family DNA-binding transcription regulator, translating into MNSILPEERKNAILQTLERTGKVKVIDFAEQYQVSPETIRRDLMLLEEKGLLKRVYGGAVKKSYQNGEPPFLQRQTVNQDAKVKIGIAAADLIADGDTVVIDVGTTMLEFAKVLKGKQDITIITNSLPVSSVLTEARLSNVFSGEVILLGGQINPKQQSIGGRMTEKLLQQFHIDKAFISAGGVSIDGGISDYDMTESSVSQAMIEVSKQIIVLADSTKIGVDAFCKICPLEAVDVIVCDQSFPKGWENDLNIKGLNWVTAE; encoded by the coding sequence ATGAATTCAATATTGCCTGAAGAGCGGAAAAATGCGATTTTGCAAACGCTCGAACGAACTGGAAAAGTAAAAGTAATTGATTTTGCAGAGCAATACCAAGTCTCCCCCGAAACCATTCGTCGGGATTTAATGCTCCTAGAGGAGAAGGGACTATTAAAGAGAGTTTACGGTGGAGCAGTAAAAAAATCGTACCAGAACGGAGAACCACCTTTTTTACAACGTCAAACCGTAAATCAAGATGCGAAAGTTAAAATCGGGATAGCTGCAGCAGACTTAATAGCGGATGGAGATACGGTGGTTATAGATGTTGGAACTACGATGCTTGAGTTTGCTAAAGTGTTAAAAGGTAAGCAGGATATCACTATTATAACGAATTCGCTCCCCGTTTCATCTGTACTGACAGAGGCACGTCTATCCAATGTGTTTTCTGGAGAAGTGATTTTGCTCGGTGGTCAAATTAATCCGAAGCAACAATCGATTGGTGGTCGAATGACTGAAAAGCTTTTACAACAGTTTCATATTGATAAAGCATTTATTTCCGCTGGTGGTGTCTCAATCGATGGAGGAATCAGTGATTATGATATGACGGAATCCTCGGTATCACAAGCGATGATTGAGGTATCGAAACAGATAATCGTGTTAGCGGATTCTACCAAAATTGGTGTGGATGCATTTTGTAAAATCTGTCCTCTGGAAGCTGTAGATGTAATTGTGTGTGATCAAAGTTTTCCGAAAGGATGGGAAAATGATTTAAATATTAAAGGGCTAAATTGGGTTACGGCAGAATGA
- a CDS encoding ABC transporter ATP-binding protein produces MSFLTIKEVAKNYGQVKVLQHVSLSLEKGEFVTLLGQSGCGKSTLLRSIAGLVELDEGTILLDGKDITNVDPRKREIGMVFQSYALFPNMTVFDNIAFGLKMKKKDKVKHRVYRMIEMMGLEGKEDSYPHQLSGGQQQRVALARSLVLEPKVLLLDEPLSALDAKIRKSLQQELKRIQRELQITTVFVTHDQEEAMTMSDTIHIMNEGKIVQSGKPRDIYTSPANTFVANFIGHYNVMSMIAFKEIVEQCDLQGKEIALRPEVLEIYSESDIIEASSAWTMGGKIKEVSMTGNVLRYEIEKNGTVFRVDQLHRDVVYHRGENVKVIIPKEECIVF; encoded by the coding sequence AACATGTGTCATTATCTCTTGAAAAGGGAGAATTTGTAACGTTACTCGGTCAAAGTGGATGTGGAAAGAGTACACTCCTTCGATCAATCGCCGGTCTCGTTGAGTTAGACGAAGGAACTATACTTTTAGATGGGAAAGATATTACGAATGTCGATCCTCGTAAGCGGGAAATTGGAATGGTGTTTCAATCGTATGCTCTTTTTCCGAACATGACTGTATTCGATAACATTGCATTTGGATTGAAAATGAAGAAGAAAGATAAGGTGAAGCACCGCGTATACAGAATGATTGAGATGATGGGATTAGAGGGGAAAGAAGATTCGTATCCCCACCAGCTATCAGGAGGACAGCAGCAACGTGTCGCTTTAGCTAGAAGTCTTGTACTTGAGCCGAAAGTTTTGCTTCTTGATGAGCCGTTGAGTGCGCTTGATGCAAAAATTCGAAAATCTTTGCAACAAGAGTTAAAACGAATTCAACGTGAACTTCAAATTACTACCGTGTTTGTTACTCATGATCAAGAAGAAGCCATGACGATGTCTGACACGATTCATATCATGAATGAAGGAAAAATTGTGCAGTCTGGGAAACCAAGAGATATTTATACATCCCCAGCAAACACATTTGTGGCAAACTTCATTGGGCATTATAACGTCATGTCCATGATTGCATTTAAAGAAATAGTCGAGCAGTGTGATTTACAAGGAAAAGAGATTGCTCTACGTCCTGAAGTGTTAGAAATCTATTCAGAAAGTGATATTATTGAAGCGTCTTCAGCCTGGACGATGGGCGGGAAAATAAAAGAGGTATCCATGACAGGAAATGTTTTAAGATATGAGATTGAGAAAAATGGAACAGTTTTCCGAGTGGACCAACTCCATCGGGATGTTGTGTATCATCGTGGAGAAAATGTAAAAGTAATCATCCCGAAAGAGGAATGTATTGTGTTTTAA